ATCCAGGTTTAAATGACGATGACTTTCACAATTAATTCATGATTTATAGTTTCTTTCAGTGCAGGTTGAGTTTgttaaatgtgaagatttgcttgTTTGATATGATTTAACTGAAGGCCTCACTGGGCGTGGTGTCCGTTTGACATTTAGTAGGTTAGATGCTtgagaaatgaaaggaaaaagataTTTAAGTAAACTTAAAGTAAACTTAGTTTAGGTGATGTGAATGTTGTTATTGCCTCTGCTATTTTGCAAGTTACATCTGCTAAGCTGCCAGtgtttgctctgctctgcaAAGCCTCATACAGGGTCTGTGTGACCAGAGGGGAACAAACACTATTACTGATTTGGGGGTTGTGggtttcaataaataaatatgagtcATATTATTAGCTGGAGCTCACCTGCTACCATTTAAAACCCATCTTCCTGGTCTTTACCTTTCTGGTGACTAAGCAATGCTAGGTTCAGGTTTCACACCATGTCATGGCAAAATACTGAAGAAGCATTAACAAATACACAGTCTACTGtagtttaacttttaaatgctctctgtgtctctcagcaAATGAATACTTCTCGACTAATCGTCCTCATCTTCATGGTGGTAACCACTTGGGAAAGTTCAGGTAGGGCACATCGTCATCGCATGACGGATTTGTGATGGATCCGTGCAGTGCACTGCATCCAGACTCTCACAATGCTGAATCTGTGTGTGGAAGAATATAATGGCAATGGATTGTatcctgtgttttaaaaaggaaattatATTTGTATTGACCAAAACCAACACTGAATGTCTCCACTGATGCAGCCTGATCCTCTAATGGAGCATAAATCCAAATACAATAGCACAGAACATGCGTGTTTGTCCCGTCTGCCTCTGCATGTTAGTGTCTCTCTTCTAATTGAGGTTTTGTATGTCAACTTGATCTTGTCTGGTTATGTGAATATGATATTATAATCAATAGAATAGGAACGTAAAGAGTGAATTTAAAACCATCACCATCCTCAACAGCTTACTAATAgtactactaacaataataataataataataaattacagCCTCTTTTATATCCAGGGATTAATAATATTGTGCTTTTCACTTACATTGTAATCACCATCTTCTCTGTCATCATCTCCCCGGCTTTCAGAGGCAGCTGAGCTCCCGTGTGTCGACTATGAACTGGATTCCCATCAGCTTGTCCAGGGtgaagcattttattttgtgccTTTCAGTCTACTCGATAGCGACTTCCCCGACGAAGAGTTCACATGGTACAAAGGCAGCTCCCAGATCTCCACTGACGAGAACGAGATGATTCACCACCGGGGCTGTGCACTCATCTTCTTAAACCTGACAACTGACAACTCTGGTCTTTACACTGCCAGGTAAGAATACCTGCATCTATAGAGCAACTTTGGAAACGTAAATTAGGAATTTTTTTTTACCGTTTCTGATGTTAAAAGGAAGATCAAACTCACATCATGCTCTGATTTACTAACTATCAAGGACATACTGTCCACTGAGATGATCTGTTGAAATAGGCCCTGATCTGTTGCTTCTTTTCCAGACATACTGACTCAACAGGTAATTGTTACAACTATCCTGTAAAAGTTGAGGTCCTCAAAGCAGACAGAGCACCTCCGTATGGAGAAGTCGAAACCTCTATGGTGAACAAACAGGTCTTATGTCCAGATCCTGTCAGTTTCACATGTGACGACATGAAGGGAACACTCACCTGGTACAAGGTAAATCtgataataattttattttttttgtggtaATGATATATCATTAGATATATAGCAGAGCAGAGACTCAgcagttgtgttgtgtttatttaaaagcAGAACATGCAGGCTGAGCAGGTGAGATAAAAATTAGGTCTACTTGGTTAATGTTAAGGACAAAGATCAGAAATAAGCAGGCAGACCAGAATAAAGCTGGagtgctgtggctgcagtggaGCAGCAATAAAGACTCCGGCAGAGGCCTGTTGTCAGTGTTCAGGTCAGATATGTTGACTGACTGATTCATGAAGGGCTGATGTGCTGGCAGGTAAAGGTCAGGTGGGGATGGCACTACAGCTGCTTTAGCTTGATGACATTATACAGCCAGTAAGAGCTCTTGTTTGTCCTTTATTAACCTCTGCAGACAATGACACATTGATTGAACGTGCTTACCAGGAAGTTTTGAAATCTTAACAGTTGTAGCTCCAACTAGTCTATGAAAGTGCAATGACCCAATGTTCCAGCCCACAGCACAGGATATGAGATATTTAATTTGACGACCAAGATACATCCAAATGCTTTTTTAATGCTTCGTGTTCAATTTGTTATTGGTGTCCTTCCCAGTGATTTCTGAGACAGGAAATTATATTTCCTAAGTTTCCTGGTCATTAGTCTCTAATTTATACTGCAGCCAAAATATGTATTGAAAGCATACGCCACTAAAACACTgactttgtctttctttttgttcccATTTACAAACTCAAATGATTTTGATAGATGGGTATCAAGTGAACACTGTATCTATTTTCTAAGTGAGCGGTAAAACCACAGAAGTTCTTCCTAGGAACGTGTGAGGAAATAACAGTTGCATAATCTGTTTCTAGGCCATTTTTAGCATACTAAGGAACCCTGTAGAATAAAGGATCTTTTAGACTGAGTGTAAGTTGAATAAGTGCACTTGCTGATACTCCTATAGTTGAATTATTTACAAATGCACTCATTATCAGTgctttcagttcagtttgacaTGCGATACTGACATGAAAGCTAAGAAGACTTTTGTAGATATTACTGTATTACATACAATCTTATTGGATGATTAGATGAAGAAAGTGGGGCTTGTCAAATGTTACAAAGCATGCACACTCTCCAAATCCCCTCCAATACCTTCTTCTGTCCTCTTTCCAGAGTTCTTTCATAtgactttattttcatcatcaaattATCTTGCTCCTCCTCATGTTTGTGATCGCTCCTGCAGGATGATAAACTTCTTCCAGGTCACCATGAAGAGAACCTCCAGATTGACGGCGCTACCAAAGATCCAGCGGGCATCTACACTTGCATTTGCACCTGGTCATACAATCTCAAGGTTTACAACTCGTCAGGCTCGAGGAGGCTGACAGTGAAAGGTGAGAGAGCATTTTATCAGGAATCAAATCCAAATATAAAAGATAAGGTAgcttaaacacaaaatatattctTTCCAACACACGTGCAAGTACAAACAGAGTATGTCTGAACACAGGATTGTGACCACTGTCAAGTGTCctgtagaagaagaaggaaaggaGCACTCATCATCTTATTTTGCTTGCCAACAGATCCTGTTGCCCACCGTACACCAGAAatcctctctccatccaccaAGGAGCAGTTTGCCGATGAAGGTAGGAAAACTTGACCCAGCAACACCTCAATGCTGACGTAGCTGCAAGCCACTGCAAGCACAGCAAGCACAGCAAGCACTGCAAGCACAGCAAGCACTGCAAGCACAGCAAGTGCTGCAAGCACTGCAAGAACAGCAAGCACTGCAAGCACAGCAAGTGCTGCAAGCACTGCAAGAACTGCAAGCACTGCAAGCACAGCAATTCTTGCAGCAACTACAATGAAGAAGATTTGTTGATGCTTGGGTAACTACCACTAGGCTTCCTTTCCAAAATCAGAATGGCACATACATGAGTCCAGAGCGTTTGCACTGACAGCAACACTGAAGATTTGATTTAGAAGGATGCAAAAGACACATTacgattcatcctctggggagcatgcACAAAAACTCAGGAAATATTTCATATAAGAGCAgaacttttacttcagtaaattCAGTGCACTCAATTCGGTGCTCTGAAATACATCAATATTGACACATATGGCAATTGTCTTGTTCTTTCATTCAGGCTCTGAGCTCAAGCTTAACTGCTCTGTGTTCCTTGGGACTAATGTAAAATTGGACTCTTATGCAACCTGGTATGTTAATGGGAAGCCTTTCAACAAGACAGATGGATACGATCTAACCACCAAAATGTGAGTCTGATGAAAAGCACAATACTAATATAATGTGTGAGAGACACTAAAATGAAACTGTTACCACTGGACTTGTTTTCAGTATATTGACTTGTAAATGCACAAGGATAGAAACACACTTAAAGGTTTAATATGTAAGATTTGTCCACCTTCTCCTAACAAATAGTGGGTAGCTTGCTTCTCTCAGTGTTTAGAATAGCAGCAAGAAAACAGCCAAAGcaaaaccagactccatttgtaatgtttgctttccatttgtctccttttctttaATTTACCAAACTCTGTGTTCTTTGTCAGAGTTATCGAGAACATAACACAGACGACCATCGCCACTGCAATCCTGGCCATTGAAAAAGTGTCTGCTAAAGATTTCCAGGCTGAATATAAATGCCTTGGAGTGGGCTTATACAAAACTATGACTTATACAGTAACTCTGAAGCGGAGAGGTCAGTGACGTTTGTTGACAACATGAAAGATGTAGAATAATCCtttagtaacacacacacacacacacacactttctttctaATGTAATATTTTGATTGTCTTCCAGAGTCAGTAATTCCACTTGTCATT
This region of Pempheris klunzingeri isolate RE-2024b chromosome 10, fPemKlu1.hap1, whole genome shotgun sequence genomic DNA includes:
- the LOC139208686 gene encoding interleukin-1 receptor-like 1; the encoded protein is MNTSRLIVLIFMVVTTWESSEAAELPCVDYELDSHQLVQGEAFYFVPFSLLDSDFPDEEFTWYKGSSQISTDENEMIHHRGCALIFLNLTTDNSGLYTARHTDSTGNCYNYPVKVEVLKADRAPPYGEVETSMDDKLLPGHHEENLQIDGATKDPAGIYTCICTWSYNLKVYNSSGSRRLTVKDPVAHRTPEILSPSTKEQFADEGSELKLNCSVFLGTNVKLDSYATWYVNGKPFNKTDGYDLTTKIVIENITQTTIATAILAIEKVSAKDFQAEYKCLGVGLYKTMTYTVTLKRRESVIPLVIGGLCVLFLCVLVAALVKFFAIDLALFFRQYIPLKTHNKDTRVYDAYVVYQTQGMDKVTEDSLSQFVTNNLPSILEEKCGYRLFIHGRDSIPGEDRLEQLEDRMRQSRRLIVILTPGSGSGSETTDQQQTSPQNSLIEGFDCQVGLHHVLVQREMSVILIQLGDIGPQGYTHFPPGLQHLIHKSAPIKWPEGSRGAAAWNSRFWKRVRYLMPATPAQKCPQSAII